One genomic window of Micrococcus flavus includes the following:
- a CDS encoding MDR family MFS transporter translates to MPPPAPAAPAAALSLDWAEADAARHRAVLRALTGLLLGMFVSMIANTVVSTSMPVIISDIGGDQNAYTWVVTAALLATAISTPVWGKLADLVDRKVLFQLALVIFVSASAAAGFTDDPTFLIACRAVQGLGGGGLAALSQVIMADIISPRERGRYMGLFGAVMAVATVGGPLAGGLITDAWGWRWNFFVAVPFAVVALIMVQRTLHLPPREPRKVSIDYVGIVLLAAATALLLIWVTNAGHQFEWASATTAWMMGGAVLAAVLFVVTELRVSEPLIPLTLFQDRTFTLATIASIATGLAMFGASVYLAQYMQLARGASPTQAGLMTIPMIAGLLLSSTVVGGIITRTGVWKRWLILGAVLLIAGSALLGTLHYDTPFWLVSVHMFLLGAGVGMTMQNLVLVVQNTTDPRQMGVASSGVTFFRSLGGSIGVAVMGAVVANVVPRQIEERRADIGAAVQGLGPVGAEWARRLQAGGLPRVAEMPEALRVIFEDVYATGISQAFLVGVPLAVVALVAILFLPDIPLGRMTTSERIDASRADLATHGAADAMQEVTAAGSPAPARERDVQVPAQPAPAAVPVRTSSAIRMRPIPGRPTWLRVGASLSAAVLAAGVVHGLAAAGRSRRG, encoded by the coding sequence ATGCCGCCCCCCGCCCCCGCCGCGCCCGCCGCGGCCCTCTCACTCGACTGGGCCGAGGCCGACGCCGCCCGGCACCGCGCCGTGCTGCGGGCCCTGACCGGCCTGCTGCTCGGCATGTTCGTCTCGATGATCGCCAACACGGTGGTCTCCACCTCCATGCCGGTCATCATCAGCGACATCGGCGGCGATCAGAACGCCTACACCTGGGTCGTCACGGCGGCGCTGCTGGCCACCGCGATCTCGACGCCCGTCTGGGGCAAGCTCGCCGACCTCGTGGACCGCAAGGTCCTCTTCCAGCTCGCCCTCGTGATCTTCGTGAGCGCCTCCGCGGCGGCCGGCTTCACCGACGACCCGACGTTCCTCATCGCGTGCCGCGCCGTGCAGGGCCTCGGCGGCGGCGGCCTGGCCGCCCTCAGCCAGGTCATCATGGCGGACATCATCAGCCCCCGGGAGCGCGGCCGCTACATGGGCCTGTTCGGCGCCGTCATGGCCGTCGCCACCGTGGGCGGCCCGCTCGCCGGCGGCCTCATCACGGATGCGTGGGGATGGCGCTGGAACTTCTTCGTGGCCGTGCCCTTCGCGGTCGTCGCGCTGATCATGGTCCAGCGCACGCTCCACCTGCCGCCGCGCGAGCCGCGCAAGGTCTCGATCGACTACGTCGGCATCGTGCTGCTGGCGGCCGCCACCGCACTGCTGCTCATCTGGGTCACCAATGCGGGCCACCAGTTCGAGTGGGCCAGCGCCACCACCGCGTGGATGATGGGCGGCGCCGTGCTCGCCGCGGTGCTCTTCGTGGTGACCGAGCTCAGGGTGTCCGAGCCGCTCATCCCGCTCACGCTCTTCCAGGACCGCACGTTCACCCTGGCCACCATCGCGTCGATCGCCACGGGCCTCGCGATGTTCGGCGCGTCCGTCTACCTCGCCCAGTACATGCAGCTCGCACGCGGCGCCTCCCCGACGCAGGCCGGTCTCATGACCATCCCCATGATCGCGGGCCTGCTCCTCTCCTCCACCGTGGTGGGCGGCATCATCACCCGCACCGGGGTGTGGAAGCGATGGCTCATCCTCGGCGCGGTCCTGCTGATCGCCGGGTCCGCCCTGCTGGGCACGCTCCACTACGACACCCCGTTCTGGCTGGTGTCCGTCCACATGTTCCTGCTCGGCGCGGGCGTGGGCATGACCATGCAGAACCTCGTGCTCGTGGTCCAGAACACCACGGACCCCCGCCAGATGGGCGTCGCCAGCTCCGGCGTGACCTTCTTCCGCTCCCTCGGCGGCAGCATCGGCGTCGCGGTGATGGGCGCCGTGGTGGCGAACGTGGTGCCCCGACAGATCGAGGAGCGTCGCGCGGACATCGGGGCCGCCGTGCAGGGTCTCGGCCCCGTGGGCGCCGAGTGGGCTCGACGCCTCCAGGCAGGCGGCCTGCCGCGCGTCGCCGAGATGCCCGAGGCCCTGCGCGTGATCTTCGAGGACGTCTACGCCACCGGCATCTCCCAGGCGTTCCTCGTGGGCGTGCCGCTGGCCGTGGTCGCGCTCGTCGCCATCCTGTTCCTCCCCGACATCCCGCTGGGGCGCATGACCACGTCCGAGCGCATCGACGCCTCCCGCGCGGACCTCGCCACCCACGGCGCCGCGGACGCGATGCAGGAGGTGACCGCCGCGGGCTCCCCCGCACCCGCCCGGGAGCGGGACGTGCAGGTCCCGGCGCAGCCGGCTCCGGCGGCGGTCCCTGTGCGGACCTCCTCCGCGATCCGGATGCGTCCGATTCCCGGCCGCCCGACCTGGCTCCGGGTCGGCGCCTCCCTGAGCGCCGCCGTCCTCGCCGCCGGGGTGGTGCACGGTCTCGCCGCTGCGGGGCGGTCCCGCCGTGGCTGA
- a CDS encoding MarR family winged helix-turn-helix transcriptional regulator, with the protein MAEPTPHTEPTDELAAAAGELEDAFGRLMVHHRRTVQRQAEAVSPGLPPAAMKAFLTVCRQGRTTPSALADHLLMDRGQVSRTVGELEGLGLVSRSPDPEDRRQTLVTPTEEGLARLDRARGGAPGEELRRALAGWEPDEVRMLATLLHRFVAGWGDEPPVTR; encoded by the coding sequence GTGGCTGAGCCGACTCCGCACACCGAGCCCACGGACGAGCTGGCGGCGGCGGCCGGGGAGCTCGAGGACGCCTTCGGACGGCTGATGGTCCACCACCGCCGCACGGTGCAGCGCCAGGCCGAGGCCGTGAGCCCGGGTCTCCCGCCGGCCGCCATGAAGGCGTTCCTGACCGTCTGCCGCCAGGGGCGGACGACCCCCTCGGCCCTGGCGGACCACCTCCTGATGGACCGCGGCCAGGTCTCGCGCACGGTGGGCGAACTGGAGGGGCTGGGCCTGGTGAGCCGCTCCCCCGATCCCGAGGACCGGCGTCAGACCCTGGTCACGCCCACCGAGGAGGGCCTCGCCCGGCTCGACCGGGCGCGCGGCGGCGCCCCCGGAGAGGAACTGCGCCGCGCGCTCGCCGGCTGGGAGCCGGACGAGGTGCGCATGCTCGCCACCCTGCTGCACCGGTTCGTGGCGGGCTGGGGGGACGAGCCGCCGGTCACCAGATGA